One genomic window of Actinoalloteichus hoggarensis includes the following:
- a CDS encoding bifunctional phosphatase PAP2/diacylglycerol kinase family protein, whose protein sequence is MWKWLRSVAGEVDRRDRELVRRSSRLPRSPVDPVMKELGTAANHSLLWFTAASVLALRKGPTRRAAWRGLAAIAGASALANAVGKPLFPRRRPAVELIPEARRYRNPPRSSSFPSGHAASAAAFATAVAMESPRTARVVAPLAAAVAISRVHTGVHWPSDVVGGALLGAAVAGATRRWWPVPQEVYDGPGVEVDLPRLGDGAGLVLLINPGSGLEGEDASDQVAQAWPEATVVYPKEGVDLIDQFAAVVDGLGTAVQAVGVAGGDGTVAAVAAVAAVRKLPLLVIPGGTLNHFARDIRVDGPTAATMAAEHGTGIEVDLGSIEIDGRIERWFLNTASLGGYPDLVGYRERWEQRWGKWPAAAAALVRVLRESRPLTVRIDGRVRQVWLLFVGNGVYTPRGFAPMIRGGLHHGTLDVRYVRADVRFSRLRFFLAAVTGALHHSRTYVQRECAELVVQVAGEPVKAATDGEVGPAGRRFRFAAHCGTLRVYRPRLSRVQP, encoded by the coding sequence GTGTGGAAATGGCTGCGCAGCGTTGCAGGTGAGGTCGACCGCCGGGATCGGGAACTCGTCCGGCGGAGTTCACGCCTGCCCAGAAGCCCTGTCGATCCGGTGATGAAGGAACTGGGCACCGCCGCCAATCACAGCCTGCTGTGGTTCACCGCCGCCTCGGTGCTCGCGTTACGCAAGGGGCCGACACGCCGAGCGGCCTGGCGGGGACTCGCCGCGATCGCCGGGGCCAGCGCGCTGGCCAACGCCGTCGGCAAACCCCTGTTCCCTCGCAGGCGCCCTGCGGTGGAGCTGATCCCCGAGGCACGTCGGTACCGGAATCCGCCTCGTTCCTCGTCCTTCCCGTCCGGCCATGCCGCCTCAGCCGCCGCGTTCGCCACGGCGGTGGCGATGGAGAGTCCCCGCACGGCCCGCGTGGTCGCGCCGCTGGCCGCCGCCGTGGCGATCTCCCGCGTGCACACCGGTGTGCACTGGCCCAGCGACGTCGTCGGGGGCGCGCTGCTCGGCGCGGCGGTGGCCGGAGCGACTCGCCGCTGGTGGCCGGTCCCGCAGGAGGTCTACGACGGGCCGGGCGTGGAGGTCGACCTCCCCCGACTGGGCGACGGGGCCGGCCTGGTGCTGCTGATCAATCCGGGCTCCGGCCTGGAGGGCGAGGACGCGAGCGACCAGGTCGCCCAGGCCTGGCCCGAGGCGACCGTGGTCTACCCGAAAGAAGGAGTCGACCTGATCGACCAGTTCGCCGCGGTCGTGGACGGGCTGGGCACGGCTGTGCAGGCGGTCGGCGTCGCCGGCGGCGACGGCACCGTGGCGGCGGTGGCGGCGGTCGCCGCCGTGCGCAAACTCCCGCTGCTGGTGATCCCCGGCGGCACGCTGAACCACTTCGCCCGTGACATCCGGGTGGACGGGCCGACGGCCGCGACCATGGCCGCCGAGCACGGCACCGGGATCGAGGTCGACCTGGGAAGCATCGAGATCGACGGGAGGATCGAGCGCTGGTTTCTCAACACGGCGAGTCTCGGCGGCTATCCCGACCTGGTCGGCTACCGGGAACGCTGGGAGCAGCGGTGGGGCAAGTGGCCCGCCGCCGCGGCGGCGCTGGTGCGGGTGCTGCGTGAGTCACGCCCGTTGACGGTGCGCATCGACGGGCGGGTCCGACAGGTGTGGCTGCTGTTCGTGGGCAACGGCGTCTACACGCCGCGCGGGTTCGCCCCGATGATCCGCGGCGGGTTGCACCACGGCACGTTGGACGTGCGATACGTGCGGGCCGACGTCCGGTTCTCGCGGCTTCGATTCTTCCTGGCCGCCGTGACCGGCGCGCTGCATCACAGCCGCACCTACGTCCAGCGGGAGTGCGCGGAGCTGGTGGTGCAGGTGGCGGGCGAACCCGTCAAGGCCGCCACCGACGGGGAGGTCGGCCCGGCGGGCCGCCGATTCCGCTT